Proteins encoded in a region of the Brevundimonas vesicularis genome:
- a CDS encoding FecCD family ABC transporter permease, producing MNRTVRLCLVLIGLIVAALALAVLAGETAFSVDQYAAAFSDPTSGPAEVLWQVRAPRAVCALVVGAALGLAGAVMQGLLRNPLADPGVLGVSATAALGAALAIVLGAAAVPGLVEVSALAGAALAGGLLIVASRVMRAPEALILFGVALSSFAGAATALIFNLSPSPIASAEVMSWLLGSVQNRSWVDVAWVTPAVIVAGGFAALSGAGLRMLTLGDESAAASGLDMGRLRAFALIAAALATGAAVAVAGVIGFVGLAAPHLVREAVRGDSKRILAPSALAGGLMLIVADLLARLTPTDQELKLGVFTALIGAPLFALIAWRAAREWRL from the coding sequence GTGAACAGAACGGTTCGGCTGTGCCTGGTTCTGATCGGCTTGATCGTCGCGGCGCTGGCCCTGGCTGTGCTGGCCGGCGAGACGGCGTTCAGCGTCGATCAGTACGCGGCTGCATTCAGCGATCCGACATCCGGCCCGGCCGAGGTGCTGTGGCAGGTGCGGGCGCCGCGCGCGGTGTGCGCCCTGGTCGTCGGCGCGGCCCTGGGATTGGCAGGGGCGGTTATGCAGGGGCTGTTGCGTAATCCGCTAGCTGATCCCGGCGTGCTTGGCGTGTCGGCGACGGCGGCCCTGGGTGCGGCGCTGGCCATCGTGCTTGGTGCTGCGGCCGTGCCGGGACTCGTCGAGGTGTCGGCCTTGGCGGGCGCGGCGCTGGCGGGCGGACTGTTGATCGTGGCGTCCAGGGTCATGCGGGCCCCCGAGGCCCTGATCCTGTTCGGGGTGGCGCTGTCCAGTTTCGCAGGCGCGGCGACGGCCTTGATCTTCAACCTGTCGCCATCGCCCATCGCCTCGGCCGAGGTCATGTCCTGGCTGCTGGGATCTGTGCAGAACCGAAGCTGGGTCGATGTGGCCTGGGTGACGCCGGCCGTCATCGTCGCGGGGGGCTTTGCGGCCTTGTCGGGCGCCGGTCTGCGGATGCTGACCCTGGGCGACGAGAGTGCGGCGGCGTCGGGCTTGGATATGGGACGGTTGCGGGCCTTCGCCCTGATCGCGGCGGCCTTGGCCACAGGGGCGGCGGTGGCGGTGGCGGGCGTCATCGGGTTCGTGGGTCTGGCCGCACCACATCTGGTGCGCGAGGCGGTGCGCGGCGATTCGAAACGGATTCTGGCGCCCTCGGCGCTGGCCGGGGGGCTGATGCTGATCGTGGCGGACCTGTTGGCGCGACTGACGCCGACGGACCAGGAGCTGAAGCTGGGAGTGTTCACCGCCCTGATCGGCGCGCCCCTGTTCGCCCTGATCGCGTGGCGAGCGGCGCGGGAGTGGCGGCTGTGA
- a CDS encoding ABC transporter ATP-binding protein codes for MSLLSLEKVQARLGKAVVLNGVSLSVAAGEVVALCGPNGAGKSSAIRAAAGLLATTGGQIRLGNADIVDLSHRQRAERVAYLPQERRIAWNLPAAEVAALGAPFLSGADALARARAALEEVGAGHLADRGVAEMSGGERARVLLARALVVDAPLLLADEPIAGLDPDAQRLVLERLRARADDGAGVLVSLHDLTLAAAVADRIVVLGQGRVVADAPPIQALSPAVLREVFGLNGAWIEGPNGPLLAARRAQ; via the coding sequence GTGAGCCTGTTGTCGCTGGAGAAGGTTCAAGCACGCCTAGGCAAGGCCGTCGTGCTAAATGGGGTGAGCCTGTCGGTCGCGGCGGGCGAGGTCGTGGCCCTGTGCGGGCCGAACGGCGCGGGCAAGAGCAGCGCCATCCGCGCGGCTGCGGGCCTCTTGGCCACGACCGGCGGACAAATCAGGTTGGGCAACGCGGACATCGTCGATCTGTCCCATCGCCAGCGGGCGGAACGCGTCGCCTATCTGCCGCAGGAACGGCGCATCGCCTGGAATCTGCCGGCGGCAGAGGTGGCAGCCCTCGGCGCGCCGTTTCTGTCGGGCGCGGATGCGCTGGCGCGAGCGCGAGCCGCTCTGGAAGAAGTCGGAGCTGGTCATCTGGCGGACCGCGGCGTTGCAGAGATGTCAGGCGGCGAGCGTGCCCGGGTTCTGCTGGCCCGCGCCCTTGTCGTCGATGCGCCGCTGCTGCTGGCCGACGAGCCGATCGCGGGGCTGGACCCGGATGCGCAGCGTCTGGTGCTAGAGCGCCTGAGGGCGCGCGCTGACGATGGGGCAGGGGTGCTGGTCAGCCTTCACGACCTGACCCTGGCTGCAGCCGTGGCGGATCGCATCGTCGTGCTTGGTCAGGGCCGGGTCGTCGCCGACGCGCCACCGATCCAGGCCCTGTCGCCCGCCGTCCTGCGCGAGGTCTTCGGACTGAACGGCGCGTGGATCGAGGGGCCGAACGGGCCGCTGCTGGCGGCCCGCCGGGCTCAATAG
- a CDS encoding lytic transglycosylase domain-containing protein, whose amino-acid sequence MIATSLAAALAVLAPNPQDVLPTQPVPYASASSSVPGYSATYQGRVLNDQDTALFRQGLAAARARDVFGAQSAMSQIRDASARKLVEWALIDTSGEQLSYSDLARGKSDLAGWPRGESRRAAAERVLDRSGMGADAALALMSDGKPTTVEGAIAYASALQQRGRQDEARALVRDWWRTRSFDDAPQSRILGQWGSWLTPADHEARLNMLLLGPHGPATRSMINLVSPDRAAIANTVMTLRSAYSPDAVIANLTPAQAADPAVVLERVRLLRSQNRQSEGFALLANLPPAPGHTTGDNTLWSERRNYFLDALQQGNWRAAYDAMNGHGFTSGDRMVDAEFFAGWVALTKLNQPEVAARHFEALRTASSTPITQGRAFYWLGRAAEARGERDAALAYYRNGAQHWQTFYGQLAAEKAGMTTLQLPSEPVPSQADIARFEGNEIVRATRILGETGEMSLLRVFAYQLDNDLPTINDLALLMDLSSGYGEGFTAMMVGRAASQRGFVMPERMYPVRVPPQVAGAAPLEFTQAITRQESSFDPRARSGADARGMMQFLPSTASGVARRLGMSYSAEQLWDPDYNMTLGSYHLGELMAANNGSMLLATVGYNAGPARPSQWIARCGDPRGDAIKTIDFIECAPFTETRNYMMRVMENMAVYKARLNGGTAPLTPSADISRGSAAGARPYIAY is encoded by the coding sequence ATGATCGCGACCAGTCTGGCGGCGGCCCTCGCCGTCCTTGCGCCGAACCCGCAGGACGTCCTGCCCACCCAGCCTGTGCCCTATGCCTCGGCGTCCTCGTCCGTGCCCGGCTATTCGGCGACCTATCAGGGCCGCGTGCTGAACGATCAGGACACGGCGCTGTTTCGTCAGGGGCTGGCGGCGGCTCGTGCGCGCGATGTGTTCGGAGCCCAGTCCGCCATGTCGCAGATCAGGGACGCCTCGGCTCGCAAACTGGTCGAATGGGCGCTGATCGACACCTCGGGCGAGCAGCTGTCCTACTCGGACCTCGCGCGCGGTAAGTCCGATCTGGCGGGATGGCCGCGCGGCGAATCGCGACGCGCCGCCGCCGAAAGGGTGCTGGACCGCTCCGGGATGGGCGCGGACGCGGCCCTGGCCCTAATGTCCGACGGAAAGCCGACGACGGTCGAGGGGGCCATCGCCTACGCCTCCGCGCTGCAGCAGCGCGGCCGCCAGGATGAGGCCCGCGCCTTGGTCCGCGACTGGTGGCGCACCCGCTCGTTCGACGACGCGCCGCAGTCGCGTATCCTCGGCCAATGGGGCTCCTGGTTGACGCCCGCCGATCACGAGGCCCGGCTGAATATGCTGCTGCTCGGTCCGCACGGGCCGGCGACGCGCAGCATGATCAATCTGGTCTCGCCCGATCGCGCCGCCATCGCCAACACGGTGATGACCCTTCGCTCGGCCTACAGCCCCGACGCCGTCATCGCCAATCTGACGCCGGCCCAGGCCGCCGATCCGGCGGTCGTGCTGGAGCGCGTTCGCCTGCTACGATCACAAAACCGGCAATCCGAAGGCTTTGCGCTGCTCGCCAATCTTCCGCCGGCGCCGGGCCACACGACCGGCGACAACACCCTGTGGAGCGAGCGCCGCAACTACTTCCTCGACGCCCTGCAACAGGGCAACTGGCGCGCGGCCTACGACGCCATGAACGGCCACGGCTTCACTTCGGGCGACCGGATGGTGGACGCCGAGTTCTTCGCCGGTTGGGTCGCCCTGACCAAGCTGAACCAGCCCGAAGTCGCCGCCCGCCATTTCGAAGCCCTGCGCACGGCCTCATCCACGCCGATCACGCAGGGCCGCGCCTTCTACTGGTTGGGTCGCGCCGCCGAGGCGCGCGGCGAACGCGACGCAGCCCTCGCCTACTATCGCAACGGCGCCCAGCACTGGCAGACCTTCTATGGTCAGTTGGCGGCCGAGAAGGCGGGCATGACCACGCTTCAGCTGCCCAGCGAACCTGTGCCGTCCCAAGCAGATATCGCCCGCTTCGAAGGCAATGAGATCGTCCGCGCCACGCGCATCCTTGGCGAGACCGGCGAAATGAGCCTGCTGCGCGTGTTCGCCTATCAGTTGGACAATGACCTGCCGACCATCAACGACCTGGCCCTGCTGATGGACCTGTCGAGCGGCTATGGCGAGGGTTTCACCGCCATGATGGTGGGCCGCGCCGCCAGCCAGCGGGGCTTCGTCATGCCCGAGCGGATGTATCCGGTCCGCGTCCCGCCCCAGGTCGCCGGCGCCGCGCCGCTTGAGTTCACCCAGGCGATCACGCGCCAGGAATCCAGCTTCGATCCCCGCGCCCGCTCCGGCGCCGACGCGCGCGGCATGATGCAGTTCCTGCCGTCCACCGCCTCCGGCGTCGCCCGCCGTCTGGGCATGAGCTATTCCGCCGAGCAGTTGTGGGATCCCGACTACAACATGACCCTGGGCAGCTATCACCTGGGCGAGCTGATGGCCGCGAACAACGGCTCCATGCTGCTGGCGACGGTCGGCTACAACGCCGGACCGGCACGCCCCAGCCAGTGGATCGCCCGTTGCGGCGACCCGCGCGGCGATGCGATCAAGACCATCGACTTCATCGAGTGCGCGCCCTTCACCGAGACGCGCAACTATATGATGCGGGTGATGGAAAACATGGCGGTATACAAGGCCCGCCTGAACGGCGGCACGGCCCCGCTGACGCCCTCGGCCGACATCTCGCGCGGATCGGCGGCGGGCGCGCGGCCCTATATCGCCTATTGA
- the dapA gene encoding 4-hydroxy-tetrahydrodipicolinate synthase: MNAPLFKGVITALITPLRDGNVDEAAFAKLLERQIAAGVHGVVPMGTTGEGASMDLDEHKHVIELCVRLTAGRVAVIAGTGSPYTKEAIDLTRHAKTVGADGALIVTPYYIRPSQAGMAAHFEAVADAVQLPILLYNVPGRTGADLSIETVARLAAHPNIVGIKDATGDMSRVSWMRANIDGQFDLISGDDPSYLGYHAHGGVGLISVASNVAPEAMVALHNAMTAGDYATARDWQDRLISLCKALFLDNSPAPTKYALAKLGLCNEEARLPLSPTSDAVKPFIDRAMAAAGVI; the protein is encoded by the coding sequence ATGAACGCCCCCTTGTTCAAGGGCGTGATCACCGCCCTGATCACACCACTTCGTGACGGAAACGTGGACGAAGCCGCATTCGCCAAACTGCTCGAGCGTCAGATCGCCGCAGGGGTTCACGGCGTCGTCCCGATGGGCACGACGGGCGAGGGCGCCAGCATGGATTTGGATGAGCACAAGCACGTCATCGAACTGTGCGTGCGTCTGACGGCCGGGCGCGTCGCCGTCATCGCCGGTACCGGATCGCCCTATACCAAGGAGGCCATCGACCTGACCCGCCACGCCAAGACGGTGGGCGCGGATGGGGCTTTGATCGTGACGCCCTATTACATTCGCCCGTCCCAGGCGGGCATGGCGGCCCATTTCGAAGCGGTGGCCGACGCCGTGCAGCTTCCAATTCTGCTCTACAATGTGCCGGGACGGACGGGGGCAGATCTGTCCATTGAGACAGTGGCGCGGCTGGCGGCCCACCCTAATATCGTCGGCATCAAGGACGCCACGGGCGACATGAGCCGCGTCAGCTGGATGCGAGCGAACATCGATGGCCAGTTCGACCTCATCTCGGGCGACGACCCCAGCTATCTCGGCTACCACGCCCATGGCGGCGTCGGCCTGATCTCGGTGGCGTCCAATGTCGCGCCGGAGGCCATGGTCGCCTTGCACAATGCGATGACCGCCGGAGATTATGCGACAGCACGCGACTGGCAGGACCGACTGATTAGTTTGTGCAAGGCGCTGTTCCTGGACAACTCGCCCGCGCCGACGAAGTACGCCCTGGCCAAGCTTGGCTTGTGCAATGAGGAGGCGCGTCTGCCGCTGTCGCCGACCTCCGATGCGGTCAAACCTTTCATCGACCGCGCCATGGCGGCGGCGGGCGTCATCTGA
- the smpB gene encoding SsrA-binding protein SmpB — MAPKPQSKSKVIAENRRARFDYFLEDSIEAGIQLLGTEIKALRDGRANIAESYAAVEGREIVLINADIPPYKQANRFNHEPRRPRKLLLHRKQIDKLIGAVQRDGQTIIPLKLYLNDAGKAKLEIALAKGKKLHDKREASAERDWQRDKARLMRDKG, encoded by the coding sequence ATGGCCCCCAAGCCGCAATCGAAATCCAAGGTCATCGCCGAAAATCGCCGCGCGCGGTTCGACTATTTCCTGGAAGACAGTATCGAGGCCGGGATCCAGCTGCTGGGCACCGAGATCAAGGCGCTGCGCGACGGCCGGGCCAATATCGCCGAAAGCTATGCGGCGGTGGAGGGGCGCGAGATCGTGCTGATCAACGCTGATATCCCGCCGTACAAACAGGCAAACCGCTTCAACCACGAGCCGCGCCGACCGCGTAAGCTGCTGCTGCACAGAAAGCAGATCGATAAGCTGATCGGCGCGGTCCAGCGCGACGGTCAGACCATCATTCCCCTGAAGCTCTACCTGAACGATGCAGGCAAGGCGAAGCTGGAGATCGCGCTGGCCAAGGGCAAGAAGCTACACGACAAGCGCGAGGCTTCTGCCGAACGCGACTGGCAGCGCGACAAGGCCCGCCTGATGCGTGACAAGGGCTGA
- a CDS encoding uracil-DNA glycosylase, whose protein sequence is MTLTPEPPRDCPLCPRLVAYRQENARQNPDWWNGPAASFGDPNARLLIAGLAPGRTGANRTGRPFTGDHAGWLLYDTLKKAGFAHGHYDPNGDDDLTLTDCMITNAVRCAPPGNKPLPIEETTCRPFLIDRLKLLPNLKVIVTLGDVSRRNILKAFGRLASAMPAGHGAQGEAGGYVILNSYHCSRLNTNTGRLTPQMFEDIFVRARILIEA, encoded by the coding sequence ATGACCCTGACGCCCGAACCGCCCCGCGACTGCCCGCTGTGCCCGCGCCTGGTCGCCTATCGTCAGGAGAATGCGCGTCAGAATCCAGACTGGTGGAACGGGCCGGCCGCCTCGTTCGGCGATCCGAACGCGCGTCTGCTGATCGCCGGCCTTGCGCCCGGCCGGACCGGCGCCAACCGGACGGGACGTCCCTTCACCGGCGATCACGCCGGCTGGCTGCTGTACGACACCCTGAAGAAGGCCGGCTTTGCGCACGGCCATTACGATCCCAACGGCGACGATGACCTGACGCTGACGGACTGCATGATCACCAATGCGGTCCGGTGCGCCCCGCCCGGGAACAAGCCTCTGCCAATCGAGGAAACGACCTGCCGTCCCTTCCTAATCGACCGGCTCAAACTGCTGCCGAATCTGAAGGTGATCGTGACCCTGGGCGACGTCTCGCGCCGCAATATCCTGAAAGCCTTCGGGCGGCTTGCGTCAGCGATGCCGGCGGGTCACGGGGCGCAGGGCGAAGCCGGCGGATACGTCATTCTGAACAGCTATCACTGCTCCCGGTTGAACACGAACACCGGTCGCCTGACGCCGCAGATGTTCGAGGACATCTTCGTGCGCGCCCGAATTCTGATCGAGGCCTGA
- a CDS encoding NYN domain-containing protein has protein sequence MFHPTDRLAIFIDGSNLYSAARALQHDMDFRRMLDWFRERSILTRAYYYTAVVEGEEFSPVKPLVDWLDYNGFSVVTKPVKRFTDNSGHSRIKGNMDIEIAVDMLELAPHIDHAVLFSGDGDFRRVVQAIQARGVRVTVISTQKTQPPHIADELRRQADAFVDLNDLMADFGRPKAAQ, from the coding sequence ATGTTCCATCCCACCGACCGGCTGGCGATCTTCATCGACGGCTCGAACCTCTACTCCGCCGCCCGCGCCCTGCAGCACGACATGGACTTCCGGCGGATGCTGGACTGGTTCCGCGAGAGGTCCATCCTGACCCGCGCATACTACTATACGGCCGTGGTCGAGGGCGAAGAATTCTCGCCGGTTAAGCCGCTGGTCGACTGGCTCGACTACAACGGCTTTTCGGTCGTCACCAAGCCGGTCAAGCGGTTCACGGACAATAGCGGCCACAGCCGGATCAAGGGCAATATGGACATCGAGATCGCGGTGGACATGCTGGAGCTGGCTCCGCACATCGACCATGCGGTGCTGTTCTCCGGCGACGGCGACTTCCGGCGGGTGGTTCAGGCGATCCAGGCTAGGGGCGTGAGGGTCACGGTCATCTCGACCCAAAAGACCCAGCCGCCGCATATCGCCGACGAACTGCGTCGTCAGGCCGACGCCTTCGTCGATCTGAACGATCTGATGGCCGACTTCGGCCGCCCGAAGGCCGCCCAATGA
- the folK gene encoding 2-amino-4-hydroxy-6-hydroxymethyldihydropteridine diphosphokinase, with protein MKIASRSVGWNMVEAVERDEKSDRAVAVGIDDGFDLNDAVIVALGCNDKGAWSSCTEALEAALARFRSEGIDVVARSSWWSSMAWPDPHDPAFLNGVVIVRTDHDPHSLMAALGRIEDAFGRERAVRNAPRTLDLDLIAYGRLSGDLQGLILPHPRAAERQFVMGPIAEIAPNWVHPTKRASAENLGQAASVGRDAHPLK; from the coding sequence ATGAAGATCGCCAGCCGGTCGGTGGGATGGAACATGGTCGAAGCCGTCGAAAGAGATGAAAAATCGGATCGCGCGGTCGCCGTCGGAATCGATGATGGGTTCGACCTGAATGACGCAGTCATCGTGGCCCTGGGCTGCAATGACAAGGGGGCATGGTCTTCCTGCACCGAAGCGCTGGAGGCGGCGCTCGCACGTTTTCGCAGCGAAGGGATTGATGTCGTCGCACGCTCGTCGTGGTGGTCATCAATGGCCTGGCCCGATCCGCACGATCCCGCCTTTCTGAATGGCGTGGTGATCGTCCGCACCGACCATGATCCGCATTCGCTGATGGCGGCGCTCGGCCGGATCGAAGATGCGTTCGGCCGCGAGCGGGCGGTTCGCAATGCGCCGCGGACGCTGGATCTCGACCTGATCGCCTACGGACGATTGAGCGGTGATCTGCAGGGGTTGATCCTGCCCCATCCCCGCGCGGCCGAGCGCCAGTTCGTCATGGGCCCCATCGCCGAGATCGCGCCAAATTGGGTGCATCCTACCAAGCGCGCGAGCGCCGAAAATCTAGGCCAAGCCGCGTCGGTCGGTCGCGATGCGCACCCATTGAAGTAG
- a CDS encoding cupin domain-containing protein has product MLSLAFAAVLLSTSVQELHPEPASPPMGVGLVIHEADTMVRQPPPHNGTGMSTAYRISGMAPNRSMEFRKRIMHPGSSIGLHVIAHDEVYHVVSGEGDVTTDGVTTRIKAGDTAYLYDGGNVGIQQVGEDDLVLIIAYPLARRTD; this is encoded by the coding sequence ATGCTCAGCCTCGCCTTCGCCGCCGTGCTTTTGTCAACGTCAGTTCAGGAGTTGCACCCTGAGCCAGCTTCACCGCCGATGGGCGTGGGTCTGGTGATTCATGAGGCGGACACAATGGTGCGCCAGCCGCCGCCGCACAACGGCACGGGAATGAGCACGGCCTATCGAATTTCGGGCATGGCGCCGAACCGATCGATGGAGTTCAGAAAGCGCATCATGCATCCAGGATCGTCTATCGGCCTGCACGTCATCGCGCACGACGAGGTCTATCATGTCGTCAGCGGGGAAGGAGATGTCACCACGGACGGCGTGACGACCCGGATAAAGGCCGGCGACACAGCCTATCTTTACGATGGCGGCAACGTCGGTATTCAGCAGGTGGGCGAGGACGATCTGGTGCTGATCATCGCCTACCCTTTGGCGCGTCGTACCGACTGA
- the rpoZ gene encoding DNA-directed RNA polymerase subunit omega, with amino-acid sequence MARVTVEDCIEKVPNRFGLVLMAGHRARSIANGAALTIDRDNDKNPVVALREIADDTVVPDELRETIITTLQRVDERTEAEDEAETVALLASPQHMNMAEAELIRALQSDRDGGQEERY; translated from the coding sequence ATGGCCCGCGTCACCGTCGAAGACTGCATCGAGAAAGTTCCGAACCGCTTTGGTCTGGTGCTGATGGCTGGCCACCGCGCCCGCAGCATCGCCAACGGTGCCGCCCTGACGATCGACCGCGACAACGACAAGAACCCTGTCGTCGCCCTGCGCGAGATCGCCGACGACACCGTCGTGCCCGACGAATTGCGCGAGACCATCATCACCACGCTGCAACGCGTCGATGAGCGGACGGAAGCCGAGGATGAGGCCGAAACGGTCGCTCTGCTGGCCTCGCCGCAGCACATGAACATGGCTGAGGCGGAACTGATCCGCGCTCTTCAAAGCGACCGCGACGGCGGTCAGGAGGAGCGGTACTGA
- a CDS encoding RelA/SpoT family protein, with translation MLRQFELIEAVKAYDPTADEALLNRAYVYAMKMHGSQLRASGDPYFAHPIQVAGILTDYKLDTATIVTALLHDVVEDTTATRDDIAGMFGEEVAVLVEGVTKLSRLELQAEHTRQAENLRKFILAISRDVRVLLVKLADRLHNMRTLQFVKPEKRERISRETLEVYAPLGRSIGIHSIASELEELAFTHLNPTAKTAIERRLEALKLEHGRAIDGVASEVERVLSEAGLKANVYGRQKTPYSIWRKLQRKSVGFSSLSDIYGFRVIVEAEDDCYRALGVIHREWPMVPERFKDFISTPKSNNYRSLHTTVVGPRGLRIEMQIRTEDMDRIAEDGVAAHWRYKNQSYGFDREAMEQGGGRDPLQNLRHLVQVIEHGEGGEDWVEHAKLEMYLDQVFVFTPKGQLVTLPRGGMPLDFAYAVHTEVGDTAVGVKVNGELKPMRTPLQNGDVVEIIRGSKREVPADWRSLTVTGRARSAIRRHIRTSEREEFIKLGRVALDQTLGRVDKTLTDVSLKPVLELLAVASDDDLFEGLGRGRLSPTTAAEILFPALKGRLKAGPEKQRIEGDKARLFVRGGGLTPGVSVHFGQCCTPVPGDRIVGILEPESGLTVHTIDCQTLAAFADDDSVWHDLQWTPQAETDAVAAARIRATIRNAPGVLGQVTTLIGEAGGNIINLSMAHRQQDFFDVDVDVEVEDAKHATTIMAALRANPSVDSVERARGE, from the coding sequence ATCCTGCGTCAGTTCGAGCTGATCGAGGCCGTCAAGGCCTACGATCCCACCGCCGACGAAGCGCTTCTCAACCGCGCCTACGTCTATGCGATGAAGATGCACGGCTCGCAGTTGCGAGCCTCTGGCGATCCCTATTTCGCCCACCCGATCCAGGTCGCGGGGATACTGACCGACTATAAGCTCGACACCGCCACCATCGTCACCGCCCTGCTGCATGACGTGGTAGAGGACACGACCGCGACGCGCGACGACATCGCCGGCATGTTCGGTGAAGAGGTCGCGGTTCTGGTCGAGGGCGTGACAAAGCTGTCGCGGCTGGAGCTTCAGGCTGAACACACGCGCCAGGCCGAGAACCTGCGCAAGTTCATCCTGGCCATCAGCCGTGACGTGCGGGTGCTGCTGGTCAAGCTGGCCGACCGCTTGCACAATATGCGCACGCTCCAGTTCGTGAAGCCGGAGAAGCGCGAGCGGATCAGCCGCGAAACGCTGGAAGTCTATGCGCCCCTGGGCCGGTCGATCGGTATCCACTCGATCGCGTCCGAGCTGGAAGAGCTGGCTTTCACCCATCTGAATCCAACGGCCAAGACCGCCATCGAGCGGCGGCTGGAGGCGTTGAAACTGGAGCACGGTCGCGCCATCGACGGCGTGGCGAGCGAGGTTGAGCGCGTTCTGTCCGAGGCGGGCCTGAAGGCCAATGTCTATGGCCGGCAGAAGACGCCCTATTCGATCTGGCGCAAACTTCAGCGCAAGTCGGTCGGCTTTTCGTCCCTGTCGGACATTTACGGCTTCCGCGTCATCGTCGAGGCGGAGGACGACTGCTACCGCGCGCTGGGTGTGATCCACCGCGAATGGCCGATGGTGCCCGAGCGGTTCAAGGATTTCATCTCGACGCCTAAGTCGAACAACTATCGCTCGTTGCACACGACCGTCGTCGGCCCCCGGGGCCTGCGGATCGAGATGCAAATCCGCACCGAGGACATGGACCGGATCGCCGAGGACGGGGTCGCCGCCCACTGGCGTTACAAGAACCAATCCTACGGCTTCGACCGCGAGGCGATGGAACAGGGCGGCGGGCGTGACCCGCTTCAGAACCTGCGACACTTGGTTCAGGTGATCGAGCACGGCGAGGGCGGCGAGGACTGGGTCGAGCACGCCAAGCTGGAAATGTATCTGGACCAGGTTTTCGTCTTCACGCCGAAGGGGCAACTGGTCACCCTGCCGCGCGGGGGAATGCCTCTGGACTTCGCCTATGCCGTCCACACCGAGGTCGGCGACACCGCCGTCGGCGTCAAGGTCAATGGCGAGTTGAAGCCCATGCGCACGCCACTCCAGAACGGCGACGTGGTCGAGATCATCCGCGGCTCGAAGCGCGAAGTGCCTGCCGACTGGCGCAGTCTGACGGTAACGGGCCGCGCGCGTTCCGCCATTCGCCGTCATATCCGCACCTCCGAGCGCGAAGAGTTCATCAAGCTGGGTCGCGTCGCGCTGGATCAAACCCTGGGCCGGGTCGACAAGACCCTGACCGACGTGTCGCTGAAGCCGGTTCTGGAACTGCTGGCGGTCGCGAGTGACGACGATCTGTTCGAAGGCTTGGGTCGCGGGCGGTTGTCGCCGACCACGGCGGCCGAAATCCTGTTCCCCGCACTGAAGGGACGGCTGAAGGCCGGGCCTGAGAAGCAGCGCATCGAGGGCGACAAGGCGCGGCTGTTCGTGCGCGGCGGGGGGCTGACGCCCGGCGTGTCGGTGCATTTCGGCCAATGCTGCACGCCCGTGCCGGGCGACCGGATCGTGGGCATTCTGGAGCCGGAATCCGGCCTGACGGTGCACACCATCGATTGCCAGACCCTGGCCGCCTTCGCCGATGACGATTCGGTCTGGCATGACCTGCAATGGACGCCTCAAGCCGAGACGGACGCGGTCGCCGCCGCGCGTATCCGTGCGACAATCCGCAATGCGCCGGGCGTGCTGGGTCAGGTCACGACTCTCATCGGCGAGGCCGGCGGCAACATCATCAACCTGTCGATGGCGCACCGGCAACAGGACTTCTTCGACGTGGACGTGGATGTTGAGGTCGAAGACGCCAAGCACGCCACCACGATCATGGCGGCGCTGAGGGCCAATCCGTCGGTCGACTCCGTCGAGCGCGCGCGGGGCGAATGA